A single Aspergillus chevalieri M1 DNA, chromosome 3, nearly complete sequence DNA region contains:
- the farA gene encoding CeGAL family transcription factor (COG:K;~EggNog:ENOG410PH0A;~InterPro:IPR036864,IPR007219,IPR001138;~PFAM:PF00172,PF04082;~TransMembrane:1 (o570-588i);~go_function: GO:0000981 - DNA-binding transcription factor activity, RNA polymerase II-specific [Evidence IEA];~go_function: GO:0003677 - DNA binding [Evidence IEA];~go_function: GO:0008270 - zinc ion binding [Evidence IEA];~go_process: GO:0006351 - transcription, DNA-templated [Evidence IEA];~go_process: GO:0006355 - regulation of transcription, DNA-templated [Evidence IEA]) has protein sequence MNTAADSYHDSARAASSKASPAPSTAGSTGTSGITVRTGPNGQMSFRRQRASRACETCHARKVRCDAASLGVPCTNCVAFSIECKIPTPKRKKNAKSKEPNGYDTGNDERNDIKPRQTVFPSQEKDAAFGYRKDRMAVDGMPVTTLTDSQAEQQASDNSAYAQLMKPKFARAPIKEAGRVAYLGESSNLSLLVQDRHGTTDVVHYPLPPNVRGSRSTLTDLDSLELDILHQRGAFLLPPKPLCDELVDAYFKWVAPVVPIINRNRFMRQYRDPKNPPSLLLLQAILLAGSRVCTNSQLMDANGSTTPAAMTFYKRAKALYDANYEDDRVTIVQALVLLGWYWEGPEDVTKNVFYWTRVAMVVAQGSGMHRSVESSQLSKPDKRLWKRIWWTLFTRDRSVAVALGRPIGINTDDSDVGMLTEEDFLEDEIDFPAEYGPDPVHVQFFLQYVKLCEIMGLVLSQQYSVASKSRRMNAMDLTHSDMALADWLQNCPKEVCWQRSRHHFWAALLHANYYTTLCLLHRAHMPPASSVPSSYRVEEMAYPSRTIAFQAAGMITSIVENLQTHDEIRYTPAFIVYSLFSALIMHVYQMRSSVPSIVATCQERINICMQALKDVSKVWLVAKMVHTLFESILGNKVLEERLQKAAGKRHQRVRPEGQIHHPPPPPRRPDLPPKRKFDDMDLSLPNGGPTPPVSYERSRPQTPAATPSRDELGQHSASNLPHGSPGVPRESLTGTGLSRGNTRPTTPFNGQFSLPATPPDLFLVTRTSPNLSPSLWENFQPEQLFPDGTAFFPELASPHDGAVDPQLQMQSQLQTQNMQQRMMVSNQHMPRTVSGAGTQGSPEMLSAIPAGISVQPQQSQQMFDVENQQTWPMQGLDPPLSTAGLENASQDDNWSSSSRSGPTAPTTLNVEDWFQFFGINGSFGEMAG, from the exons ATGAACACCGCCGCGGACTCTTACCACGATTCTGCTCGAGCTGCTTCCTCCAAAGCCTCCCCGGCCCCGAGTACTGCGGGCTCGACGGGTACTTCGGGAATTACCGTGCGCACCGGTCCAAACGGCCAGATGAGTTTTAGAAG ACAACGGGCGTCGCGCGCTTGCGAG ACCTGCCACGCTCGAAAA GTTCGTTGCGATGCGGCCAGTCTAGGTGTGCCATGCACCAACTGTGTAGCCTTTTCCATCGAGTGCAAAATTCCAACGCCAAAGCGAAAAAAGAATGCAAAGTCGAAAGAGCCGAATGGGTATGATACTGG GAACGACGAGCGCAACGACATAAAACCCCGGCAAACCGTCTTCCCATCGCAGGAAAAGGATGCTGCTTTTGGGTACCGCAAGGACCGCATGGCCGTCGACGGCATGCCGGTTACAACCCTTACTGACTCGCAGGCCGAGCAACAGGCATCCGACAACTCCGCCTATGCCCAACTTATGAAACCCAAGTTCGCGCGCGCCCCGATAAAAGAAGCAGGTCGAGTCGCCTATCTCGGAGAATCCTCGAACTTGTCCTTGTTGGTGCAGGATCGCCATGGCACCACGGATGTCGTCCATTATCCTCTCCCGCCGAATGTTAGGGGGTCGCGCTCTACCTTGACGGATCTGGATAGTCTCGAACTCGATATCCTCCACCAGCGGGGTGCATTCCTGCTGCCGCCGAAGCCACTTTGCGATGAATTGGTGGATGCATATTTTAAATGGGTCGCCCCCGTCGTTCCCATCATCAACCGTAATCGCTTCATGCGCCAATATCGTGATCCTAAGAATCCCCCAtccttgctgctgctgcaagcCATTCTCCTTGCAGGCTCTAGAGTGTGCACGAACTCGCAGCTCATGGATGCCAATGGCTCGACCACGCCAGCGGCTATGACATTTTATAAACGGGCAAAGGCGTTGTATGATGCCAACTACGAGGATGATCGGGTGACCATCGTGCAGGCATTGGTCCTCCTGGGCTGGTACTGGGAAGGCCCTGAAGATGTCACAAAAAATGTTTTCTACTGGACGAGGGTTGCCATGGTCGTCGCGCAAGGATCGGGCATGCATAGAAGCGTCGAATCGTCCCAGCTCAGCAAGCCGGACAAGCGACTGTGGAAGCGGATATGGTGGACTCTCTTCACGCGAGATCGCTCTGTCGCTGTGGCCCTTGGACGCCCGATTGGCATCAATACGGACGATTCGGATGTCGGAATGTTGACCGAGGAGGACTTCCTCGAGGACGAAATCGATTTTCCTGCTGAGTATGGCCCTGATCCGGTGCATGTGCAGTTCTTCCTTCAATATGTCAAACTCTGTGAGATCATGGGACTGGTTCTCTCGCAACAGTACTCGGTGGCATCCAAGTCCAGGCGGATGAATGCCATGGATCTCACCCATTCGGACATGGCTTTGGCAGATTGGCTTCAGAACTGCCCTAAGGAAGTCTGCTGGCAACGGTCCCGCCATCACTTCTGGGCCGCTCTTCTGCATGCCAATTACTACACTACTctctgtcttcttcatcgtgcGCACATGCCGCCAGCCTCGTCAGTGCCGAGCAGCTACAGAGTCGAGGAAATGGCATACCCGTCACGGACGATTGCTTTCCAAGCCGCTGGGATGATCACGTCTATTGTCGAGAATTTGCAGACGCATGATGAGATCAGATATACTCCTGCGTTCAT TGTTTACAGTCTGTTCTCGGCATTGATCATGCACGTGTATCAAATGAGGTCGTCGGTGCCCTCCATCGTAGCTACCTGCCAAGAGAGAATCAACATCTGTATGCAAGCTCTCAAGGACGTATCGAAGGTGTGGCTGGTGGCCAAAATGGTGCATACCCTATTTGAGTCCATTCTGGGCAACAAGGTTCTCGAAGAGCGCCTACAGAAGGCTGCCGGAAAGCGACACCAGCGCGTACGGCCAGAAGGTCAAATTCATCATCCACCTCCGCCCCCGAGACGACCCGACCTACCTCCCAAGCGCAAGTTCGACGACATGGATCTGAGTCTGCCGAATGGAGGCCCCACTCCCCCAGTCTCGTACGAGCGATCTCGTCCGCAAACTCCTGCGGCCACGCCATCCAGGGATGAACTGGGACAGCATTCGGCATCGAATCTTCCCCATGGTTCGCCTGGTGTGCCTCGAGAATCTTTGACTGGCACGGGTCTCTCCCGTGGGAATACACGACCAACGACGCCCTTCAATGGACAATTCTCTTTGCCAGCGACTCCCCCCGATCTCTTCCTTGTCACACGAACCTCGCCTAACCTCTCCCCATCCCTCTGGGAAAACTTCCAACCCGAGCAACTGTTCCCCGACGGCACAGCTTTCTTCCCCGAACTAGCCTCACCACACGACGGTGCAGTCGACCCCCAACTGCAAATGCAAAGCCAGCTCCAAACACAGAACATGCAACAACGCATGATGGTGAGCAACCAACACATGCCCCGCACAGTCTCCGGCGCCGGCACCCAAGGTAGCCCAGAAATGCTCTCCGCCATTCCAGCCGGAATAAGCGTGCAACCGCAACAATCACAGCAGATGTTCGATGTCGAGAACCAGCAAACCTGGCCGATGCAAGGCCTCGATCCGCCGCTGAGCACGGCGGGCCTGGAAAACGCCAGCCAAGATGATAACTGGAGTAGTAGTTCTCGGAGTGGACCTACTGCGCCGACGACGTTGAATGTTGAGGATTG GTTCCAATTCTTCGGTATCAACGGTAGTTTTGGCGAAATGGCTGGTTGA
- a CDS encoding GMC family oxidoreductase (CAZy:AA3;~COG:E;~EggNog:ENOG410PFN0;~InterPro:IPR012132,IPR036188,IPR000172,IPR007867;~PFAM:PF05199,PF00732;~go_function: GO:0016614 - oxidoreductase activity, acting on CH-OH group of donors [Evidence IEA];~go_function: GO:0050660 - flavin adenine dinucleotide binding [Evidence IEA];~go_process: GO:0055114 - oxidation-reduction process [Evidence IEA]), with the protein MATNTNNSRFDFIIAGGGTAGNAVAGRLAENPNVRVLVIEAGTANPHQIEDITTPSKSFGIRGSKYDWAYKSAMIKRDDYERTEKPNTRGKILGGSSCANYFTWIPGSKATFDDWAEFGGDEWTWDNCVEYLRKCATYHDDEKLYPSDLDKIGTGGPVQIAHAELVPELQPFREALTSAWVSKGEPLSEDIYSGEMHGLTHCVDTIYKGERQGSFLYLQNKPNVTILSSCNTKRLLIDGASNTCVGISVINPSTGAEHDFYADREVIVSQGVFETPKLLLLSGIGPAAELAQHGIKTVVDSPHVGKHLLDHPIVPFVLRLKDGYALDDHLLRAGPSNEAAVAAYRRDKTGPAASGLLELVGFPRIDERLEKYPAYREAKAANNGLDPFGPGGQPHFELDFVGMFSTAFQWHYPVPKEGSYMTVIVDLLRPVSEGGEVTLNSANPLIDPNINLNFFANDLDILAMREGVRWTYDVLLNGQGFKDIVVGEYPWEMPIHSDEAMNKAVLERSQTGFHPCGTARLSKSIRQGVVDSKLRVHGVKNLRVMDASVMPVIPDCRIQNSVYMIGEKGADIIKAQHKDLYERQNIPYFVPSRL; encoded by the exons ATGGCTACCAATACAAACAATTCTCGATTTGACTTCATCATTGCCGGCGGCGGCACTGCTGGAAACGCCGTCGCTGGCCGTTTGGCTGAAAATCCAAACGTCCGCGTCCTAGTCATCGAGGCCGGCACTGCCAACCCACACCAAATTGAAGACATCACCACCCCATCCAAGTCCTTCGGAATCCGAGGCAGCAAGTACGACTGGGCCTACAAGAGCGCCATGATCAAGCGCGACGACTATGAGCGTACCGAGAAACCAAACACCCGCGGCAAGATTCTTGGTGGCAGCTCCTGTGCCAACTACTTCACCTGGATCCCTGGATCCAAAGCCACCTTTGACGACTGGGCTGAGTTTGGCGGTGATGAATGGACCTGGGACAATTGTGTCGAGTATCTCCGCAAATGTGCGACCTATCACGATGATGAGAAACTGTACCCGTCCGACCTCGACAAGATCGGAACTGGTGGTCCTGTTCAGATTGCCCATGCGGAGCTTGTCCCAGAGCTCCAACCTTTCCGGGAAGCACTGACAAGCGCCTGGGTGTCGAAGGGTGAGCCTCTCTCGGAAGACATCTACTCGGGTGAGATGCATGGCCTCACTCACTGTGTGGACACGATCTATAAGGGAGAGCGCCAGGGCAGTTTCCTCTATCTGCAAAACAAGCCGAACGTCACTATTCTTTCGTCCTGCAATACTAAGCGCCTACTGATCGATGGCGCGAGCAACACATGTGTGGGTATCTCCGTCATCAATCCATCGACCGGCGCTGAACACGACTTCTATGCGGACCGGGAAGTCATCGTTTCCCAGGGCGTCTTCGAGACTCCAAAGTTGCTTTTGCTTAGCGGCATCGGCCCTGCAGCAGAATTGGCCCAGCACGGAATCAAGACTGTAGTTGACTCCCCGCATGTTGGAAAGCACTTACTCGACCATCCTATTGTCCCTTTTGTCCTACGACTGAAAGATGGCTATGCGCTTGACGACCACCTTTTGCGTGCGGGCCCCTCCAACGAAGCTGCAGTTGCCGCCTACCGCCGAGACAAGACCGGCCCAGCAGCATCCGGCCTTCTGGAACTCGTAGGCTTCCCCCGAATCGACGAGCGTCTGGAAAAATATCCCGCCTACCGCGAAGCCAAAGCAGCAAACAACGGCCTTGATCCCTTTGGACCAGGCGGCCAACCACATTTCGAACTGGACTTTGTGGGCATGTTCAGCACTGCGTTCCAGTGGCATTACCCTGTGCCGAAGGAGGGCAGCTACATGACGGTCATAGTGGACCTTCTGCGCCCAGTGTCTGAAGGTGGCGAGGTCACGCTCAATAGCGCGAATCCGCTTATTGACCCCAATATCAACTTGAACTTTTTCGCCAATGACCTGGATATCTTGGCTATGCGTGAGGGTGTCCGATGGACCTATGATGTTCTCCTAAACGGCCAAGGATTCAAAGACATTGTTGTCGGGGAGTATCCCTGGGAGATGCCCATCCACTCGGACGAGGCTATGAACAAAGCCGTGTTGGAGCGGAGTCAGACCGGATTCC ACCCTTGTGGCACAGCGCGTCTGTCGAAGAGCATTCGCCAGGGTGTTGTTGATTCCAAGCTCCGCGTTCATGGTGTCAAGAACCTTCGCGTCATGGATGCTTCTGTCATGCCCGTCATTCCTGACTGTCGCATTCAAAACTCAGTGTACATGATTGGCGAGAAG GGTGCCGATATTATCAAGGCCCAGCACAAAGACTTGTATGAAAGGCAGAATATCCCATACTTTGTTCCAAGTAGGCTGTGA
- a CDS encoding catalase (COG:P;~EggNog:ENOG410PV4W;~InterPro:IPR018028,IPR011614,IPR024708,IPR002226, IPR020835,IPR024711,IPR037060,IPR010582;~PFAM:PF00199,PF06628;~go_function: GO:0004096 - catalase activity [Evidence IEA];~go_function: GO:0020037 - heme binding [Evidence IEA];~go_process: GO:0006979 - response to oxidative stress [Evidence IEA];~go_process: GO:0055114 - oxidation-reduction process [Evidence IEA]), giving the protein MKPASNFTLGEGQPLSDPAVSTTLPTFGGGGLVPLQDTLLLETLAHFNRERIPERVVHAKAAGAWGEFEVTHDVSHLTGAKFLQSVGKKTPVLCRISTTGGEKGSPDTVRDVRGFSVKFYTEEGNHDIVGNHVPVFFVRDPVKFPSVNRSHKKHPQSNTADANMFWDFHVHNPESVHALVHLFGSRGIPASVRRITGFGVHTFKLLAPDGSFKYCKFHLRLLQGVGNASSDEAMRLAGVNPDFHTQELFDAISRGDYPSWGLYIQVMDPKQAERHGLAMFDITKVWNHKDFPLIPVGKMTLNKNPVNYFAEIEQAAFSPSNMVPGITSSPDPMLQARMFAYPDAQRYRLGANYQHLPPNQPIAPVNAPYQRDGAATITSNYGATPSYVRNGSTRHGIRSESASTAQAVRHDEWLRGGTTLGLNEVPDTEDDYVQPRELWRRVFDDAERRLWVSNVAGSLEGVSDDLKRGVIEMFGRVDLEMGNMLAARIRETARL; this is encoded by the exons ATGAAGCCCGCTTCCAACTTTACCTTGGGCGAAG GACAGCCCCTTTCAGACCCTGCAGTCAGCACAACCCTCCCAACTTTCGGGGGAGGTGGTCTGGTTCCACTCCAAGACACACTACTCCTCGAGACTTTAGCACATTTCAATCGGGAACGGATTCCAGAAAG AGTCGTCCATGCTAAAGCAGCCGGTGCTTGGGGTGAATTCGAAGTCACTCATGATGTTTCACATCTGACTGGGGCAAAATTCCTTCAGAGTGTTGGAAAGAAGACGCCAGTGCTATGCCGGATCAGTACAACTGGAGGTGAAAAGGGAAGCCCGGATACTGTTCGAGATGTCCGGGGGTTTTCTGTTAAGTTTTATACTGAGGAAGGCAATCATGATATTGTGGGAAACCATGTG CCTGTTTTCTTCGTCCGGGATCCTGTCAAGTTCCCCTCGGTAAATCGCAGTCACAAGAAGCATCCGCAGTCGAATACGGCCGATGCAAACATG TTTTGGGACTTCCACGTCCACAACCCTGAAAGCGTTCATGCTCTAGTTCACCTCTTTGGCTCTCGTGGCATCCCGGCCTCAGTCCGCCGCATTACAGGCTTTGGTGTGCATACATTCAAGCTACTTGCCCCCGATGGGTCCTTTAAGTACTGCAAGTTCCACCTCCGTCTGCTGCAGGGGGTAGGCAACGCGTCCTCAGACGAGGCCATGCGCCTTGCCGGTGTGAATCCGGATTTCCACACACAGGAGCTGTTCGATGCAATTTCTCGCGGAGATTACCCGTCGTGGGGTTTGTATATCCAGGTTATGGACCCTAAACAGGCTGAGAGACACGGCCTGGCGATGTTTGATATTACCAAGGTCTGGAATCATAAAGACTTTCCGTTGATTCCTGTTGGGAAGATGACGTTGAATAAGAAT CCGGTAAACTACTTCGCGGAAATCGAACAAGCGGCTTTTTCGCCGTCAAACATGGTTCCTGGCATTACTTCCTCCCCAGATCCGA TGCTTCAAGCACGCATGTTCGCATACCCAGACGCCCAACGATACCGTCTCGGCGCAAACTACCAGCATCTCCCCCCTAACCAACCAATTGCCCCAGTGAACGCCCCCTACCAGCGCGACGGCGCGGCCACAATCACTTCCAACTACGGAGCAACGCCGAGTTACGTTCGCAACGGATCCACCCGACACGGCATTAGGAGCGAGTCTGCATCGACTGCGCAAGCGGTGCGACATGACGAATGGCTCCGAGGGGGAACTACTCTTGGATTAAATGAGGTTCCGGATACTGAGGATGATTATGTGCAGCCGAGGGAGTTGTGGAGGAGGGTATTTGATGATGCGGAACGGAGGCTGTGGGTTTCGAATGTTGCGGGGAGTTTGGAGGGAGTTTCGGATGACTTGAAAAGGGGTGTTATTGAGATGTTTGGGAGGGTGGATTTGGAGATGGGGAATATGCTTGCAGCGAGGATTAGGGAGACTGCTAGATTGTAA
- a CDS encoding pyrroline-5-carboxylate reductase family protein (COG:E;~EggNog:ENOG410PM1P;~InterPro:IPR036291,IPR028939;~PFAM:PF03807) has translation MAKHLSNVTLCFLGCGNQGAAILKGVLSASSDKAEKPLFTRLIACVRSQNSEQKLAERFSQHLDKLVVSHSNNVQAVQASDIIILGTDPADIETVLRQPGLREALANKLLISIAAGWTREKLEQVLYGSETRARNTSERAWVVRALPNIAAQVSESLTAIEMSEPAVPEPYIQITNETMWVKAVLKELKLVNTWWCKQRHDRQEGIRL, from the exons ATGGCAAAACACCTCAGCAACGTGACTCTCTGTTTTCTAGGGTGTG GGAACCAGGGAGCTGCTATCCTAAAAGGAGTGCTCTCTGCTTCATCAGACAAAGCAGAGAAGCCTCTATTCACTCGGTTAATTGCCTGTGTTCGCAGCCAAAATTCTGAACAAAAGCTAGCGGAGAGGTTCTCTCAGCACCTCGACAAACTCGTGGTTTCTCACAGTAACAATGTCCAGGCAGTGCAAGCGTCAGACATTATCATCCTAGGCACTGATCCGGCCGACATTGAGACTGTCCTAAGACAGCCGGGACTCCGTGAGGCCTTAGCCAACAAGCTCCTAATCAGCATTGCGGCGGGCTGGACGAGGGAAAAGCTCGAGCAGGTACTCTACGGTAGCGAAACTAGGGCTCGCAACACTAGTGAGAGGGCCTGGGTAGTGCGTGCCTTGCCCAACATCGCCGCGCAGGTATCCGAATCGCTCACAGCCATTGAAATGTCCGAGCCTGCTGTACCCGAGCCATATATTCAAATCACAAACGAAACGATGTGGGTTAAAGCAGTCTTGAAGGAATTGAAGCTAGTTAACACTTGGTGGTGCAAGCAGAGGCACGACCGTCAGGAAGGCATCAGACTGTAG
- a CDS encoding uncharacterized protein (COG:F,L;~EggNog:ENOG410PS2J;~InterPro:IPR004026,IPR035451,IPR018060;~PFAM:PF02805,PF00165;~go_function: GO:0003677 - DNA binding [Evidence IEA];~go_function: GO:0003700 - DNA-binding transcription factor activity [Evidence IEA];~go_function: GO:0008168 - methyltransferase activity [Evidence IEA];~go_function: GO:0008270 - zinc ion binding [Evidence IEA];~go_function: GO:0043565 - sequence-specific DNA binding [Evidence IEA];~go_process: GO:0006281 - DNA repair [Evidence IEA];~go_process: GO:0006355 - regulation of transcription, DNA-templated [Evidence IEA]), producing the protein MQAPQLSPSITLDGFRDCHSRWLAITHRAPASHFSFVYGVVSTKIYCRPTCAARPARRANVVFYDTKFEAQRDGFRPCKRCKPDNALFFGDKEEVVLKTLALLRTQHGGSVMKRGLKELAKEVGVTPSYLCRVFKKTLGITIKVYMMEFERRPGDAEIQRFSHSPNNVGSVVQDAGEGPLTPASTARSPPVPIGDWRNQLAEGYVGNLEVDSASNFNLDEWFLTEEFMDLASSYGDPQVNHDDISQEHASI; encoded by the coding sequence ATGCAAGCACCTCAGTTAAGCCCCTCAATCACTCTTGATGGCTTTCGAGACTGCCACTCCCGCTGGCTCGCTATAACGCACCGCGCTCCTGCTTcgcatttttcttttgtctaCGGTGTGGTATCCACGAAGATATACTGCCGCCCCACCTGCGCGGCTCGTCCTGCCCGGAGAGCGAATGTTGTATTCTATGACACAAAATTCGAAGCTCAGCGTGACGGGTTCCGCCCCTGCAAGAGGTGTAAACCGGATAACGCTCTATTCTTTGGAGACAAAGAAGAAGTTGTTTTAAAGACACTAGCACTTCTACGGACACAGCATGGTGGATCTGTGATGAAACGAGGCTTGAAGGAGTTGGCAAAAGAAGTGGGGGTTACGCCGAGCTATCTTTGTCGCGTGTTCAAGAAGACTCTGGGAATCACGATAAAAGTGTATATGATGGAGTTCGAGAGGAGGCCTGGTGATGCTGAAATACAAAGATTCTCTCACTCACCGAACAACGTCGGGTCGGTTGTGCAGGACGCCGGGGAAGGTCCTCTTACGCCAGCATCAACAGCAAGAAGCCCTCCGGTTCCCATTGGGGATTGGAGGAATCAGTTGGCAGAAGGATACGTTGGAAATTTGGAGGTAGATTCGGCGTCCAATTTCAACCTCGATGAATGGTTCTTGACTGAAGAGTTCATGGATCTAGCATCTTCCTATGGGGACCCTCAAGTGAACCACGATGACATAAGCCAAGAACATGCTTCAATATGA
- a CDS encoding uncharacterized protein (COG:S;~EggNog:ENOG410PXYA), translating into MSPIPHLFVNKQDVIQTEKWESLLLANKDAYKNCVVKSITHVKDVHNTWYHEYLQILIEQTSTGARTRIIAERQQAQDQIIIGRWKWAAKSLASLGCISSSSSGNSLGDTASGVDLPLPLYTIYLQDNSLGVLDLANVLAGTTKEHRNYDFASYNCYWFAEASYWAVQKKWKYVEKTWQYSHLRHKLPDLDKIPSLNPMLDLLRRLERGMRQIAARQFEEERSGGMTISAGAPSGFELSLREVYRNAVLLEADDDTAAWQIIENEVNTLVKKNVENEATASKLGDPQKLIEDLHIQEAYDAVTQDSESAKYIEVFDKFGNQKQTEEEPKNQIQDSTEDEESVISQGDLLKAQTVLKVLVGRWLLESEKEANA; encoded by the exons ATGTCTCCAATTCCCCATCTTTTCGTCAACAAACAAGATGTCATACAAACTGAGAAGTGGGAGAGCCTCCTCCTCGCCAACAAAGACGCATACAAAAACTGCGTGGTCAAATCCATCACTCATGTCAAAGACGTGCACAACACATGGTACCACGAGTATCTTCAGATTTTAATCGAACAAACCAGCACAGGAGCTCGCACTCGCATCATTGCTGAGCGACAACAAGCACAGGACCAAATCATCATCGGTCGATGGAAATGGGCCGCCAAATCGTTGGCAAGCCTCGGTTGCATCTCATCTTCCAGCTCAGGCAATAGTCTGGGCGATACTGCCAGTGGGGTTGATCTTCCCCTGCCTCTGTACACGATATACCTGCAGGATAACAGTCTCGGCGTTCTTGATCTGGCTAATGTCCTAGCCGGGACTACCAAAGAGCACCGGAATTACGACTTTGCGTCATACAATTGTTACTGGTTCGCGGAGGCGAGCTATTGGGCAGTTCAAAAGAAATGGAAGTACGTGGAAAAGACGTGGCAGTACAGCCACCTGCGTCACAAACTCCCTGATCTTGACAAAATTCCATCTCTGAATCCCATGCTTGATCTTTTGCGCCGTTTGGAAAGG GGAATGAGACAAATTGCAGCACGGCaatttgaagaagaaagatcGGGTGGCATGACCATCTCTGCTGGAGCTCCATCAGGATTCGAGTTGAGTTTGCGCGAGGTTTATAGAAATGCAGTCCTTTTAGAAGCAGATGATGACACTGCTGCTTGGCAGATCATAGAG AATGAGGTGAATACCCTGGTTAAAAAGAATGTCGAAAATGAGGCCACAGCCTCCAAGTTGGGAGACCCCCAGAAGCTG ATTGAGGATCTGCATATTCAGGAAGCATACGATGCTGTTACCCAGGATAGCGAGAGTGCCAAATACATCGAGGTGTTTGACAAGTTTGGTAACCAGAAGCAG ACCGAGGAAGAGCCGAAGAACCAGATCCAAGATTCtaccgaagatgaagagagcGTTATATCCCAAGGTGACCTGCTCAAGGCGCAAACTGTTCTCAAAGTCTTGGTTGGACGGTGGTTGCTGGAGTCTGAGAAGGAAGCCAATGCTTGA
- a CDS encoding uncharacterized protein (COG:S;~EggNog:ENOG410PJQR;~InterPro:IPR017945,IPR006070;~PFAM:PF01300;~go_function: GO:0003725 - double-stranded RNA binding [Evidence IEA]) has protein sequence MASSAEAIEKAFAAKQRRPGHAQGIVGSYELHRELHILDERRFEMTRVLTQDMDMGFGIVAPYKSDHPILQTLSPQTLGNITKNGTIAMFVGGGSLLREICRLNYEAGQIMVGSSANITGSGQKFRVEDIEDEVKDAADLIVDYGLQRYHIYGRPSTNMDFGQMKVLRMGSCYELFRERMRRFWGVELSEDPEYKTD, from the coding sequence ATGGCATCCTCGGCTGAAGCCATCGAAAAGGCGTTCGCGGCCAAACAACGTCGGCCAGGACATGCTCAGGGGATTGTAGGATCATATGAGCTTCATCGTGAACTGCATATTCTGGATGAGAGACGTTTTGAGATGACGCGTGTGCTTACTCAAGATATGGATATGGGGTTTGGGATTGTGGCGCCGTATAAGAGCGACCATCCGATTTTGCAGACGTTGTCACCGCAGACATTGGGGAATATTACCAAGAATGGGACGATTGCTATGTTTGTGGGTGGGGGATCACTATTACGAGAGATATGCAGACTCAATTATGAAGCCGGTCAGATAATGGTTGGATCCAGTGCGAATATTACTGGGAGTGGACAAAAGTTTAGAGTGGAGGACATCGAAGATGAGGTTAAAGATGCAGCGGATTTGATTGTGGACTATGGCCTGCAACGGTATCATATCTACGGACGACCATCCACCAATATGGACTTTGGACAGATGAAGGTTCTCAGAATGGGATCGTGCTATGAATTGTTCCGAGAGCGGATGCGCAGATTCTGGGGGGTGGAATTATCGGAGGATCCCGAGTACAAGACTGATTGA